One region of Camelus bactrianus isolate YW-2024 breed Bactrian camel chromosome 20, ASM4877302v1, whole genome shotgun sequence genomic DNA includes:
- the LOC141574268 gene encoding dual specificity tyrosine-phosphorylation-regulated kinase 1A-like, which translates to MAAQMPHSHQYRDRCQPDISDQQVSALPYSDQIQQLLTNQRQMPQTFRDPATAPLRKLSIDLIKTYKHINEVVKAYDRVEQEWAAIKIIKNKKAFLNQAQIEVRLLELMSKHDTEMKYYIGKQTDRQSNAP; encoded by the exons ATGGCTGCACAGATGCCCCATTCACATCAGTACAGGGATCGTTGCCAGCCAGACATAAGTGACCAACAGGTTTCTGCCTTACCTTATTCTGACCAGATTCAGCAACTTCTAACTAACCAG AGGCAGATGCCCCAAACCTTCCGTGATCCAGCTACTGCTCCTCTGAGAAAACTTTCTATTGACTTGATCAAAACATATAAGCATATTAATGAG gtTGTAAAGGCATATGATCGTGTGGAGCAAGAATGggctgccattaaaataataaagaacaagaaGGCTTTTCTGAATCAAGCCCAGATAGAAGTGCGACTTCTTGAGCTCATGAGCAAACATGACACTGAAATGAAGTACTACATagggaaacagacagacagacaaagcaaTGCGCCCTGA